One window of Branchiostoma lanceolatum isolate klBraLanc5 chromosome 8, klBraLanc5.hap2, whole genome shotgun sequence genomic DNA carries:
- the LOC136439559 gene encoding collagen alpha-1(I) chain-like has protein sequence MNQLSTTVDALKHDQDDLRQLPTAVDALKRDLESERKRVNTLEQLIYDMRKTQGNQTEVVYFGPSGPPGHEGAIGCRGSVGPPGPQGQKGAMGPAGPVSVGPPGQKGDKGPAGPVSLGPPGQKGDMGPAGPVSVGPPGPPGQKGAIGLASPVSVGPRGPPGQKGATGPTGPVSVSPRGPPGEKGDVGPAGPVSAGPRGPPGEKGDVGPAGPVSVGPRGPPGQKGDMGPAGIVSDGPRGTPGQKGDKGPAGPVGPRGPPGQEGAMGPARPVSAGPRGSPGQKGATGSAARGSVGPRGPPGQKGATGSAARGSVGPRGPPGQKGATGSAVRGSVGPRGPPGQKGATGSAARGSVGPRGHPGQKGAIGPAGPVGPPGKQGISACPNPRLRRPKTSTHAGL, from the exons ATGAATCAGCTGTCTACCACTGTAGACGCCTTGAAACACGACCAAGACGACTTGCGTCAACTGCCCACtgctgttgacgccttgaaacgaGACCTAGAAAGCGAGCGGAAGCGAGTTAATACTTTGGAGCAGCTTATCTATGACATGAGAAAGACCCAAG ggaaccagacagaggtTGTGTATTTCGGGCCCTCTGGTCCGCCCGGACATGAGGGAGCCATCGGTTGCCGTGGGTCTGttgggcctcctggacctcaGGGACagaagggagccatggggccagctggaccTGTGTCTGTGGGTCCTCCCGGACAAAAGGGAGACAAGGGGCCAGCTGGACCTGTGTCTTTGGGTCCTCCCGGACAAAAGGGAGAcatggggccagctggaccTGTGTCTGTCGGTCCTCCTGGACCACCGGGACAAAAGGGAGCAATTGGCCTAGCTAGCCCTGTGTCTGTTGGTCCTCGTGGACCTCCCGGACAGAAGGGAGCGACGGGGCCAACTGGACCTGTGTCTGTTAGTCCTCGTGGACCTCCTGGAGAAAAGGGAGACGTGGGGCCAGCTGGACCTGTGTCTGCTGGTCCTCGTGGACCTCCTGGAGAAAAGGGAGACGTGGGGCCAGCTGGACCTGTGTCTGTCGGTCCTCGTGGACCTCCCGGACAAAAGGGAGACATGGGGCCAGCTGGAATCGTGTCTGATGGTCCTCGTGGTACGCCTGGACAAAAGGGAGACAAGGGGCCAGCTGGACCTGTTGGTCCTCGCGGACCTCCCGGACAagagggagccatggggccagctagacctgtgtctgccgggcctcgTGGATCTCCCGGCCAAAAGGGAGCCACGGGGTCAGCTGCCCGTGGGTCTGTCGGGCCTCGTGGACCTCCCGGCCAAAAGGGAGCCACGGGGTCAGCTGCCCGTGGGTCTGTCGGGCCTCGTGGACCTCCCGGCCAAAAGGGGGCCACGGGGTCAGCTGTCCGTGGGTCTGTCGGGCCTCGTGGACCTCCCGGCCAAAAGGGGGCCACGGGGTCAGCTGCCCGTGGGTCTGTCGGACCTCGTGGACATCCAGGCCAAAAGGGGGCGATAGGGCCGGCTGGCCCTGTTGGTCCACCCGGGAAGCAAGGAATCTCTGCGTGCCCCAATCCACGACTAAGACGACCTAAAACATCGACACATGCAG GCTTGTGA